A stretch of Vigna radiata var. radiata cultivar VC1973A unplaced genomic scaffold, Vradiata_ver6 scaffold_201, whole genome shotgun sequence DNA encodes these proteins:
- the LOC106754714 gene encoding myb-related protein 308, protein MGRSPCCEKEHTNKGAWTKEEDERLINYIKLHGEGCWRSLPKAAGLLRCGKSCRLRWINYLRPDLKRGNFTEDEDELIINLHSLLGNKWSLIAARLPGRTDNEIKNYWNTHIKRKLYSRGIDPQTHRPINAASTPPPTAAVSPPSTAAVPVATSNKKINSDSISSSNTLAHDVITNNNIINSNNNSNGFHLVTHSGYANAITKVGTDEDSNSSSGVTVEESLPPHHQLNLDLSIGLPSSRQVSSSVNPENLKAQEHDQKPHLLYKWYGNITGQSVCLCYSLGLQSDQACYCKGMGATATATTVTTTATDSNLYRFYRPMNI, encoded by the exons ATGGGTAGATCTCCTTGTTGTGAGAAGGAACACACAAACAAAGGAGCTTGGACCAAAGAGGAAGACGAACGCCTCATCAATTACATCAAACTTCATGGCGAAGGTTGTTGGAGATCCCTCCCCAAAGCTGCTG GCTTGCTCAGATGTGGCAAGAGTTGCAGACTCAGATGGATAAATTACCTCAGACCTGATCTAAAGAGAGGCAACTTCACTGAAGACGAAGACGAACTCATCATTAACCTCCATAGCTTACTTGGAAATAA ATGGTCTCTGATTGCCGCCAGGTTACCGGGAAGAACCGATAACGAAATCAAAAACTATTGGAACACTCACATCAAGCGCAAACTCTACAGCCGCGGAATCGACCCGCAAACCCATCGACCTATCAACGCCGCCTCCACCCCTCCGCCAACCGCAGCGGTTTCGCCTCCCTCCACCGCCGCTGTCCCTGTGGCAACgtccaacaaaaaaataaacagcGACAGCATTAGCAGCTCCAACACCCTCGCCCATGATGTTATTaccaacaacaacatcatcaacagTAACAACAACAGCAACGGTTTTCATTTGGTGACCCATAGTGGTTATGCCAACGCCATAACGAAGGTTGGAACCGACGAAGATTCTAACAGCAGCAGCGGCGTTACCGTGGAAGAATCCCTCCCCCCTCACCATCAACTCAACTTGGACCTTTCCATTGGCCTTCCCTCTTCTCGGCAAGTTTCTTCTTCGGTGAACCCAGAAAATTTGAAAGCGCAAGAGCATGATCAAAAACCGCATCTGTTATACAAGTGGTATGGGAACATTACTGGCCAAAGTGTTTGTCTTTGTTACAGTCTAGGGCTTCAAAGCGATCAAGCTTGTTATTGCAAAGGCATGGGTGCTACTGCTACTGCTACCACGGTTACTACAACTGCCACAGATAGTAATCTGTATAGATTTTACAGACCCATGAATATTTAG